In Pleurocapsa sp. PCC 7319, the following are encoded in one genomic region:
- a CDS encoding cytochrome c biogenesis protein: MLINFSDEAISQSKEANFGATSTKNNIIKFIIGLILGITIFVLPLTQFQPSPTASLQNLAVQLDGRKKPLDTVARETVAQIHGKTNYTSADGTKLNYLDTYLSMWFNDRDWNQEEFILFSYRPLKEQLGLDPERKYFSFAELIQSDLGTVIMQVREKQADNIDLERSDREASIIEERLALTIATVGDTQLPLVPHPTDLKGTWASVDNAEQYYSAAEIAPIQANYQQLKKTYRNHPEDQGGIEIVARELQAKLANLSPDIYPDTATLARETRFYNLHPFAKAWMLYALAFTVMLLVTLFKSFNFYWGALGIFSTGLLIHGYGFLERMQIASRPPVTNMYESVIWVGFGIAAIALLFEFIYRAKYYLLAAAPLAVVCLLLADSLPTILDPTIKPLVPVLRDNFWLSVHVPTITLSYASFALAFGLGHIILANYLFASNNKLLRSLSKWNYGVLQVGVLLLTTGIILGGIWAHFSWGRFWGWDPKETWALIALMCYVVPLHGRLVGWLKDFGMAVTSVVAFNAVLMAWYGVNFVLGTGLHSYGFGTGGSQLYIATFVVLDLLFVGIAAAKQQGWLMGKQLAETD; this comes from the coding sequence ATGTTAATTAATTTCTCTGACGAGGCAATTTCACAATCAAAAGAAGCTAATTTTGGGGCAACTTCCACTAAGAATAATATTATTAAATTTATAATTGGTTTAATTCTCGGAATTACCATTTTTGTTTTACCTCTGACTCAATTCCAGCCTTCTCCTACTGCATCTTTACAAAACCTAGCAGTACAGTTAGACGGACGCAAAAAGCCTTTAGATACGGTAGCTAGAGAAACTGTAGCTCAAATTCACGGCAAAACTAACTACACTTCTGCGGATGGCACGAAGTTAAACTATTTAGATACCTATCTTTCTATGTGGTTTAACGATCGCGACTGGAATCAAGAAGAGTTTATTCTCTTTAGCTATCGCCCATTAAAAGAACAACTGGGACTAGACCCCGAGCGCAAATATTTTTCTTTTGCCGAATTAATACAGTCGGATCTGGGGACGGTAATTATGCAGGTGCGGGAAAAACAGGCAGATAATATCGACTTAGAAAGAAGCGATCGCGAAGCTTCAATCATCGAAGAGCGACTGGCACTAACTATTGCTACCGTCGGCGATACTCAATTACCCCTCGTCCCCCACCCGACAGATCTTAAAGGTACTTGGGCGAGTGTAGATAATGCAGAACAATACTACTCTGCTGCGGAGATTGCACCCATTCAAGCCAACTATCAACAGCTTAAAAAAACCTATCGCAACCATCCCGAAGATCAAGGCGGTATTGAAATAGTTGCTCGGGAATTACAAGCAAAATTAGCTAACCTCTCCCCTGATATATATCCCGACACTGCTACCCTGGCTAGAGAAACCCGTTTTTATAACTTACATCCCTTTGCCAAAGCCTGGATGCTCTATGCCCTGGCGTTTACCGTGATGTTGTTGGTTACTCTATTCAAATCCTTTAATTTCTATTGGGGTGCATTGGGAATCTTCAGCACTGGCTTGTTAATTCACGGCTACGGCTTCCTCGAAAGAATGCAAATAGCCAGTAGACCTCCCGTTACCAATATGTATGAGTCGGTAATTTGGGTTGGTTTTGGCATTGCGGCGATCGCCTTATTATTTGAATTTATCTATCGAGCAAAATACTATCTCCTAGCTGCTGCCCCTCTAGCAGTAGTCTGTCTCTTACTAGCAGATAGTTTACCCACCATTCTCGACCCTACTATTAAACCCCTCGTCCCCGTTTTGCGGGATAACTTCTGGTTGAGCGTCCACGTACCCACTATCACTCTCAGCTACGCTAGTTTTGCCCTAGCTTTTGGTTTGGGTCATATCATCCTGGCAAATTATCTCTTTGCTTCTAACAACAAACTTCTCCGCAGCCTCTCTAAATGGAATTATGGGGTGTTGCAGGTAGGGGTATTATTACTTACTACAGGTATTATCCTCGGCGGTATCTGGGCGCACTTCTCCTGGGGACGTTTCTGGGGCTGGGACCCGAAAGAAACCTGGGCGTTAATTGCATTAATGTGCTATGTTGTTCCCCTTCACGGACGCTTAGTAGGTTGGCTCAAAGACTTTGGTATGGCAGTTACCAGCGTAGTCGCCTTCAACGCAGTATTGATGGCATGGTATGGCGTTAACTTCGTCCTCGGTACGGGGTTACACAGCTACGGCTTTGGTACGGGGGGATCACAATTATATATTGCTACTTTTGTCGTTCTAGATTTATTATTCGTCGGTATCGCAGCAGCCAAACAACAAGGCTGGTTAATGGGCAAACAACTGGCAGAAACGGATTAG